A window of the Oncorhynchus kisutch isolate 150728-3 unplaced genomic scaffold, Okis_V2 Okis02a-Okis13b_hom, whole genome shotgun sequence genome harbors these coding sequences:
- the LOC116352701 gene encoding ovarian cancer G-protein coupled receptor 1-like, whose protein sequence is MAGENLYNVTDDIPSTWIIIETVVQWTTFTIGFPLICLSIYAMYFLIRADHIAPVYVINLLIADLIQICMRPFNLSGTWKTIVILIDFFGISASISFMVCVALERYLVIAFPLWYRFRRNIKYSLIISSIIWVIPFIQICMLHLTPTLRITFILFAVNLLIPFPLLVFFLVGTLKALSVSISVPAVEQRRIIGTLALVLGNYTVLFLPLIIQYLISGVTGRENVEIGTLFERFSPLVDPLLYVFMRKGAKDTLAFPCFGKLMGDEEQSQVTNTMTMTDSVVEGSR, encoded by the coding sequence ATGGCTGGAGAAAACCTCTACAATGTTACGGACGACATCCCATCCACTTGGATCATCATTGAAACCGTCGTACAGTGGACAACATTCACCATTGGTTTTCCTCTGATCTGTCTGTCCATTTATGCCATGTACTTCCTGATCAGAGCTGATCACATCGCTCCAGTCTATGTTATCAACCTTCTTATTGCAGATCTCATTCAGATCTGCATGAGGCCGTTCAACCTGTCTGGTACCTGGAAAACTATTGTAATTTTGATAGATTTCTTTGGTATTAGTGCAAGCATTAGTTTCATGGTATGTGTTGCTCTGGAGAGATATCTTGTGATTGCATTTCCTCTCTGGTACCGTTTTCGCCGTAACATCAAATACTCGCTCATAATCTCCTCCATTATCTGGGTTATCCCTTTCATCCAAATCTGCATGTTGCACCTCACACCGACTCTCAGGATTACATTTATTCTGTTTGCAGTTAACCTCCTCATACCCTTTCCATTGCTCGTATTCTTCCTCGTGGGCACGTTGAAAGCTCTGTCCGTCTCCATCTCTGTGCCAGCTGTCGAACAGAGACGGATTATTGGTACCCTGGCCCTTGTGCTGGGCAATTACACAGTCCTGTTCCTACCCCTCATCATACAATATCTGATATCAGGGGTAACAGGCCGAGAAAATGTAGAGATTGGGACACTCTTTGAGAGATTCAGCCCCCTTGTGGATCCCCTACTCTATGTGTTCATGAGAAAGGGAGCTAAGGACACTCTGGCCTTCCCCTGCTTCGGCAAGCTCATGGGTGACGAGGAGCAGAGTCAGGTCACCAACACTATGACCATGACTGATAGTGTAGTAGAAGGCTCCAGGTAG